In Humulus lupulus chromosome 7, drHumLupu1.1, whole genome shotgun sequence, the following are encoded in one genomic region:
- the LOC133788879 gene encoding fasciclin-like arabinogalactan protein 16: MFCFAHVHTETSQPLTALLSLSTTCLALSLLFSFLCLKPASFLGLLSEEAMGIHIRGDQKLFLLSFFVFAGICFSLPENANPRSFSSSNTSSSGQINSNSILVALLDSHYTELAELVEKALLLQTLEEVVGTANVTIFAPRNEALERGLDPEFKRFLLEPGNLKSLQKLILSHIVPTRIGSDDLPKNADSVHHRTLSHEHIHLERQDSGEWTVDLARLTHPDSVTRPDGVIHGIERVLIPRTVEDDFNRRRSLRTITAVKPEGAPEVDPRTNRLKKPAPPAKPGSQPALPIYDAMAPGPSLAPAPAPGPGGPHHHFDGESQVKDFIQTLLHYGGYNEMADILVNLTSLATEMGRLVSEGYVLTVLAPNDEAMAKLTTDQLSEPGAPEQIMYYHLIPEYQTEESMYNSVRRFGKVRYDTLRLPHKVLAQEADGSVRFGHGEGSAYLFDPDIYTDGRISVQGIDGVLFPPEEVEPKPVSQTVQPAKVVAKPKRGKLLDVTCQMLRAFEQDWRYSSCH; this comes from the exons ATGTTCTGTTTCGCACACGTCCATACAGAAACAAGCCAGCCTTTGACAGCTTTACTTTCTCTCTCTACAACTTGTCTggctctctctcttctcttctcttttctgtGTCTAAAACCCGCCTCATTCTTGGGTCTGTTGTCGGAAGAAGCCATGGGTATCCATATCCGTGGCGACCAAAAGCTTTTCCTTTTGTCATTCTTCGTATTCGCCGGAATATGCTTCTCATTGCCGGAAAATGCCAACCCCAGGTCGTTCTCTTCCTCGAACACGTCCTCATCGGGTCAGATCAACTCTAACTCGATCCTGGTTGCTCTCCTTGACTCGCATTACACTGAGCTCGCCGAGCTCGTCGAGAAGGCTCTGCTTCTTCAGACACTCGAGGAAGTCGTCGGCACCGCCAACGTCACCATTTTCGCTCCGCGGAACGAAGCACTCGAGCGTGGCCTCGACCCCGAGTTCAAGCGCTTCTTACTCGAGCCGGGTAATCTCAAATCGCTCCAGAAGCTTATCTTGTCTCACATCGTCCCGACCCGGATCGGATCCGACGATTTGCCCAAGAACGCTGACTCTGTCCACCACAGAACTCTCTCCCACGAACATATCCACCTCGAACGACAAGATTCCGGCGAGTGGACTGTGGATCTCGCTCGGCTCACACACCCCGATTCCGTGACCCGACCCGATGGTGTGATCCATGGGATCGAGAGGGTTCTGATTCCCCGCACTGTCGAAGATGACTTCAACCGCCGGCGTAGTCTACGGACGATCACAGCCGTTAAGCCAGAAGGGGCTCCTGAGGTTGACCCGAGGACTAACCGGTTGAAGAAACCAGCTCCGCCTGCCAAACCCGGTTCACAGCCGGCTCTCCCGATCTACGACGCAATGGCTCCCGGTCCTTCTCTGGCTCCGGCCCCAGCTCCCGGACCTGGTGGTCCCCACCACCATTTCGATGGCGAGAGCCAAGTTAAGGACTTCATCCAGACCCTCCTCCATTACGGCGGGTACAATGAAATGGCCGACATTTTGGTAAACTTGACTTCGTTAGCCACAGAAATGGGTCGTTTGGTCTCAGAGGGTTACGTACTGACTGTGCTGGCACCGAACGATGAGGCCATGGCGAAGCTTACTACGGACCAGCTCAGTGAGCCAGGGGCTCCGGAGCAGATAATGTACTACCACCTCATACCAGAGTACCAGACAGAAGAGAGCATGTACAACTCGGTGCGACGGTTTGGGAAGGTCCGATACGACACACTTCGGCTGCCTCACAAGGTCTTGGCCCAAGAGGCGGATGGGTCTGTACGGTTCGGGCACGGGGAAGGTTCGGCTTATTTGTTCGATCCGGATATCTACACCGACGGTCGGATTTCGGTTCAGGGGATCGATGGGGTTCTGTTCCCGCCTGAGGAGGTGGAGCCCAAACCCGTTTCCCAAACGGTTCAACCCGCCAAAGTTGTAGCCAAGCCCAAGAgag gaaaaTTGCTAGATGTAACATGCCAGATGCTCAGAGCCTTTGAACAGGATTGGCGATACTCCTCGTGCCATTGA
- the LOC133788878 gene encoding succinate dehydrogenase subunit 6, mitochondrial, which translates to MAEDSSSKSPLTKYWSGYKEFWGERFSFLEHFTKFVNREKPLPRWTPSDVEEFIASDPVHGPTLKTTREAMNYGITGSIIGAVSTAGVAWKYSRSLHGAGLSLLAGGVFGWTFGQEAANHALQLYKLDTAVAQTKFLEWWDNKTQGRF; encoded by the exons ATGGCGGAAGATTCATCATCGAAATCGCCCTTGACAAAGTATTGGTCAGGCTACAAAGAGTTTTGGGGCGAGAGGTTTTCGTTTTTGGAACACTTTACCAAGTTCGTCAACCGTGAAAAACCCCTTCCCCGTTGGACTCCTTCCGATGTCGAAGAATTCATTGCTTCCGACCCTGTTCACGGCCCCACT CTGAAGACTACTAGAGAAGCAATGAATTATGGTATCACAGGAAGTATTATTGGAGCAGTATCAACTGCGGGGGTTGCCTGGAAGTATTCAAGGAGTTTGCATG GTGCTGGACTGTCCCTTCTAGCTGGGGGTGTTTTTGGTTGGACTTTTGGACAAGAAGCTGCTAACCATGCCCTGCAGCTCTACAAGTTGGACACCGCGGTTGCCCAAACCAAGTTCCTAGAGTGGTGGGATAACAAAACTCAAGGACGATTCTAA